A window of the Gossypium hirsutum isolate 1008001.06 chromosome A03, Gossypium_hirsutum_v2.1, whole genome shotgun sequence genome harbors these coding sequences:
- the LOC121219574 gene encoding ATPase GET3B-like, translating to MSGRGKVLAFGSIDFIMKFKQKASVASAFKSVLGKAAEQQDVPDKLQQLRERMTKVRDLFRDSNSTVIVTIPSVRP from the exons ATGAG TGGAAGGGGGAAAGTCCTTGCTTTCGGGAGCATCGATTTTATTATGAAG TTCAAGCAGAAAGCTTCAGTAGCTTCAGCCTTCAAATCTGTTCTTGGGAAAGCAGCAGAACAGCAGGATGTG CCTGACAAACTACAACAACTGAGGGAGAGGATGACCAAAGTGCGAGACCTTTTCCGAGATTCCAATTCCACAGTTATAGTAACCATACCATCAGTAAGACCTTGA